The following are encoded together in the Flavobacterium sp. TR2 genome:
- the trpD gene encoding anthranilate phosphoribosyltransferase, giving the protein MKTILNKLINHEVLSKEEAKQVLINISSGQYNPSQISAFLTVFMMRSITIEELSGFREALLDLCIRVDLSAYNTIDLCGTGGDGKDTFNISTLASFVSAGAGIKIAKHGNYGVSSISGSSNVMEKMGIKFSNDPNFLEKCIDKAGVCVLHAPLFHPAMKNVGPIRKELAVKTFFNMLGPMVNPSFPQNQLVGVFNLELARMYAYLYQNTDVNFTILHSLDGYDEISLTGPTKTISNHMEGMLNPEDFGVHLLSQNEIEGGKTIDESAEIFTNIISGKGTEAQNNVVCANAAMAIATVTKCSPKEGFELAKESLLSGKGLKALQKLQELSK; this is encoded by the coding sequence ATGAAAACGATATTAAACAAATTAATCAACCACGAAGTGCTTTCTAAAGAAGAAGCCAAACAGGTATTGATTAATATTTCAAGCGGTCAGTATAATCCAAGTCAAATTTCGGCATTTCTGACTGTTTTTATGATGCGAAGCATTACAATTGAAGAACTTTCAGGATTTCGCGAAGCGCTATTAGATTTATGCATCCGCGTCGATCTATCGGCCTATAACACAATCGATTTGTGCGGAACGGGCGGTGACGGAAAAGATACTTTCAATATTTCAACTTTAGCCTCTTTTGTATCGGCAGGAGCAGGAATTAAAATTGCTAAACACGGAAATTATGGAGTTTCATCTATTTCAGGATCAAGCAACGTAATGGAAAAAATGGGAATAAAATTTAGCAACGATCCTAACTTTTTAGAAAAATGTATCGACAAAGCTGGAGTCTGCGTTTTGCACGCTCCCCTATTTCACCCAGCAATGAAAAATGTTGGTCCGATTAGAAAAGAATTGGCTGTAAAAACATTTTTCAATATGTTGGGGCCAATGGTAAATCCGTCGTTTCCACAAAATCAATTGGTTGGTGTTTTCAACTTAGAGTTGGCAAGAATGTATGCTTATTTGTATCAAAATACCGATGTTAATTTTACCATCCTGCATTCGCTTGACGGATATGACGAAATTTCATTGACTGGTCCAACAAAAACAATTTCGAACCACATGGAAGGAATGCTAAATCCGGAAGATTTTGGCGTTCATCTTTTGTCTCAAAATGAAATTGAAGGCGGAAAAACTATTGATGAATCTGCAGAGATTTTTACCAATATAATTTCAGGAAAAGGAACCGAAGCGCAGAATAATGTAGTTTGTGCCAATGCTGCAATGGCAATCGCAACGGTCACAAAATGTTCTCCAAAAGAAGGATTTGAACTGGCTAAAGAAAGTTTGTTATCTGGAAAAGGATTAAAAGCATTACAGAAATTACAAGAATTAAGTAAATAA
- a CDS encoding phosphoribosylanthranilate isomerase: MKLKICGMKYPENILEVGALLPDYMGFIFWEKSARYCNGNVPELIKTIKKVGVFVDQSQEEILEKVAKYNLQAVQLHGHESIEFCSELKKQLPKKIEIIKVFSADENFDFEVIKPFEDVCDYFLFDTKGKLPGGNGTTFDWSILKKYNSKKPFFLSGGIGMSELEAIEEISKTKLPIYAVDVNSKFETKPGLKNKNLLSNFKRKFEIVNI, translated from the coding sequence ATGAAACTCAAAATATGCGGCATGAAATATCCCGAAAACATTCTCGAAGTAGGCGCACTCCTACCCGATTATATGGGATTTATTTTCTGGGAAAAATCCGCTAGATATTGCAATGGGAATGTTCCCGAATTGATAAAAACAATCAAAAAAGTGGGCGTTTTTGTCGATCAAAGTCAGGAAGAAATTCTGGAGAAAGTTGCTAAATACAATTTACAAGCCGTTCAGCTTCACGGACATGAATCGATTGAATTTTGTTCAGAATTAAAAAAGCAATTGCCAAAGAAAATTGAAATCATAAAAGTATTTTCTGCTGATGAAAATTTTGATTTTGAAGTCATTAAACCTTTCGAAGATGTCTGCGATTATTTTCTGTTCGATACAAAAGGAAAATTGCCTGGCGGAAACGGCACAACTTTCGACTGGAGCATCTTAAAAAAATACAATTCGAAAAAACCTTTCTTTTTGAGCGGCGGAATCGGAATGAGCGAATTAGAAGCCATTGAAGAAATTTCAAAAACTAAATTACCTATTTATGCAGTAGATGTAAACAGTAAATTTGAAACTAAACCAGGGCTAAAAAATAAAAATCTATTAAGCAATTTTAAACGCAAATTTGAAATTGTAAACATTTAA
- the trpC gene encoding indole-3-glycerol phosphate synthase TrpC has product MNILDKIIIDKKREVVLKKSIIPVSQLEASVFFGKQTISLSQKLKESNSGIIAEHKRRSPSKSIINNNFTVEEVVKGYENAGACGISVLTDGKYFGGSLDDLLLARAAVNIPLLRKEFIVDEYQILEAKAHGADLILLIAAVLSREEIKSLSEFAKKLGLEVLLEVHNQEELEKSIMPSLDMIGVNNRNLKTFEVSLDFSKQLAAQIPDEFVKVSESGISSIEAIHELKPYGYKGFLIGENFMKTDNAGQAATEFIKQL; this is encoded by the coding sequence ATGAATATCTTAGATAAAATAATAATAGACAAAAAACGAGAAGTTGTTCTAAAAAAATCGATCATTCCTGTTTCGCAATTGGAAGCTTCTGTATTTTTTGGAAAACAAACCATTTCGCTTAGCCAAAAATTAAAAGAAAGCAATTCTGGAATTATTGCCGAACATAAACGCCGTTCTCCTTCAAAATCAATCATCAACAATAATTTTACCGTTGAAGAAGTTGTAAAAGGATATGAAAATGCCGGTGCCTGCGGAATTTCAGTTTTAACCGACGGAAAATATTTTGGCGGTTCTCTAGACGATTTACTTTTAGCAAGAGCTGCAGTAAATATTCCGCTTTTACGAAAAGAGTTTATTGTAGACGAATATCAAATCCTTGAAGCAAAAGCACACGGAGCCGATTTGATTTTATTGATCGCAGCGGTTTTATCTCGAGAAGAAATCAAATCGTTGTCTGAATTTGCGAAGAAATTAGGGTTAGAAGTTCTTTTGGAAGTTCATAATCAGGAAGAACTAGAAAAATCAATCATGCCAAGTTTAGATATGATTGGAGTAAATAACAGAAACTTAAAAACATTTGAAGTAAGCTTAGATTTCAGCAAACAACTAGCAGCGCAAATTCCGGACGAATTCGTAAAAGTTTCTGAAAGCGGTATTTCATCAATCGAAGCGATTCATGAACTAAAACCATACGGCTACAAAGGTTTCCTAATTGGAGAAAACTTCATGAAAACCGATAACGCTGGACAAGCCGCAACTGAATTTATTAAACAGCTATGA
- a CDS encoding carbon-nitrogen hydrolase family protein, which produces MILAAAQTKPKRGNIASNLLNHYQLIELAAQNGAQLIAFPEMSITGYERENAMELAFAEDDYRIDHLKDLATDNNIVIIAGAPILIENQLFIGEFIIAPNDSVSVYTKQFLHEGEDEFFQSSFDNNPTVTIENQNIAFAICADIDNPKHPENASKNNADIYIASIFFSPNGIPNAYRDLQNYAEKHQMNVLMANFSGESWGSPSAGQSAFWNNKGELVGQMNESDSGLLLIKKQGDDWESRIVKF; this is translated from the coding sequence ATGATTTTAGCAGCCGCTCAGACAAAACCTAAACGTGGAAATATTGCTTCAAACTTATTGAACCATTATCAGCTCATTGAATTGGCTGCTCAAAATGGCGCTCAATTAATTGCTTTTCCTGAAATGTCAATCACTGGATATGAACGGGAAAATGCTATGGAATTGGCTTTCGCTGAAGATGATTACAGAATAGATCATCTGAAAGATTTGGCAACTGACAACAATATCGTCATTATTGCTGGCGCTCCAATTTTAATTGAAAATCAATTGTTTATTGGCGAATTTATAATAGCTCCCAACGATTCGGTTTCTGTTTATACGAAACAGTTTTTGCATGAAGGCGAGGATGAATTTTTCCAGTCTTCGTTTGACAACAATCCGACAGTTACAATTGAAAATCAGAATATTGCATTTGCGATTTGTGCCGATATTGATAACCCGAAACATCCTGAAAATGCTTCAAAAAATAATGCAGACATATATATTGCGAGCATTTTCTTTTCTCCAAACGGAATTCCGAATGCGTACAGAGATTTGCAAAATTATGCAGAAAAACATCAAATGAATGTTTTGATGGCCAATTTCAGCGGTGAGTCTTGGGGATCGCCTTCAGCAGGACAGAGTGCTTTTTGGAATAATAAAGGCGAATTAGTTGGACAAATGAATGAATCTGACTCTGGATTGTTACTTATTAAAAAACAAGGTGACGATTGGGAAAGTCGAATCGTAAAATTTTAA
- a CDS encoding aminodeoxychorismate/anthranilate synthase component II: MKKILVIDNYDSFTYNLVHYLEDLNCEVTVYRNDEFDIDEIASFEKILLSPGPGIPDEAGLLKAVIEKYSPTKSILGVCLGQQAIGEVFGGTLSNLDKVYHGVATNVKTLVSDEILFEGLGNEFEVGRYHSWVVDSNLPEDLEATSVDENGQIMSLRHKNYDVRGVQFHPESVLTPNGKRILENWIKS, translated from the coding sequence ATGAAAAAGATTTTAGTTATAGACAATTACGATAGCTTCACTTACAATTTAGTGCACTATTTAGAAGACTTAAACTGCGAAGTTACCGTTTACAGAAACGATGAATTTGATATTGATGAAATCGCTTCTTTTGAGAAAATTTTACTTTCTCCAGGACCTGGAATTCCAGATGAGGCAGGCTTATTAAAAGCAGTAATCGAAAAATACAGCCCAACAAAAAGCATTCTTGGAGTTTGTTTAGGACAGCAGGCAATTGGGGAAGTCTTTGGTGGCACGCTTTCTAACCTTGATAAAGTATATCATGGAGTTGCAACCAATGTAAAAACATTAGTTTCAGACGAAATTTTATTTGAAGGTTTAGGAAACGAATTTGAAGTTGGAAGATACCATTCATGGGTTGTCGACAGCAATTTACCAGAAGATTTAGAAGCAACTTCGGTAGATGAAAATGGACAGATCATGTCATTAAGACACAAAAATTATGACGTAAGAGGCGTTCAGTTTCACCCAGAAAGCGTTTTGACACCAAACGGAAAAAGAATTTTAGAGAATTGGATTAAGAGTTAG
- a CDS encoding TolC family protein produces MKISQLMLFGVFFIGISSIEAQEKTSLTLGEAVKMAWEKSDEVTLANTKVNTKKYELQTVKNNQYPDLKISGQYQRLTKASIDLPNQGQSASLASPDRAMLGMANLSLPIFAGFKIQSSIDAYDSMYEAETATAAKTKEDVALRVITYYTALYKAQKTLDALNENQKSAKQRVTDFIELEKNGIIPRNDLLKAQLLVSKTQLSIDEANNNINNINFYLTTLLKLDSNVKIQVNEDDFFNLKTTGAPTTDGLALENRKDLEAIRLQQKASEANVKIAKAGYYPTLSLLGGYTALDLKDIITVKYAMNFGLGLSYDLSGILKNNAHVREAESKALEVKNTEAIMTDRIKVEVQKSIEDYDLAINQSVVYDEALQQAAENYRLVKDKFDNGLADTNDLVEADVEQLSAKINTAVAKATIIQKYYELLSVSGQLSQSFNLSKI; encoded by the coding sequence ATGAAAATTAGTCAATTAATGCTCTTTGGAGTTTTCTTTATCGGAATATCTTCAATAGAAGCACAAGAAAAAACAAGTTTAACCTTAGGCGAAGCCGTGAAAATGGCATGGGAAAAGAGTGACGAAGTTACGCTTGCCAACACTAAGGTAAACACAAAAAAATACGAATTACAGACGGTTAAGAATAACCAATATCCTGATTTAAAAATTTCTGGCCAATACCAGCGTCTTACAAAAGCTTCTATTGATTTGCCAAATCAGGGGCAAAGTGCTTCTCTAGCTTCACCTGACCGTGCAATGCTTGGAATGGCTAACTTAAGTTTACCAATTTTTGCAGGATTTAAAATCCAAAGCAGCATCGATGCGTACGATAGTATGTATGAAGCTGAAACGGCTACTGCCGCAAAAACAAAAGAAGATGTAGCTTTAAGAGTAATCACTTACTACACAGCTTTATACAAAGCACAAAAGACTTTAGATGCTCTAAATGAAAATCAAAAAAGCGCTAAACAGCGTGTTACTGATTTTATCGAATTGGAGAAAAACGGAATTATTCCGAGAAACGATTTATTGAAAGCGCAGTTATTGGTTTCAAAAACGCAATTATCTATTGATGAAGCTAATAATAATATCAATAACATCAATTTCTATCTGACAACATTGCTTAAATTAGACTCAAATGTTAAAATACAAGTAAATGAGGATGATTTTTTCAATTTAAAAACAACAGGTGCGCCTACAACAGACGGACTAGCTCTTGAAAACAGAAAAGATCTGGAAGCTATTCGTTTGCAGCAAAAAGCTTCTGAAGCAAATGTTAAGATTGCCAAAGCAGGATATTACCCAACGCTTTCATTACTTGGAGGTTATACAGCTCTGGATCTTAAAGATATTATTACTGTAAAATATGCAATGAATTTTGGTTTAGGTTTGTCTTATGATTTATCTGGAATTCTAAAAAACAATGCACACGTTAGAGAAGCTGAAAGCAAAGCTCTTGAAGTAAAAAATACAGAAGCCATTATGACTGACCGCATTAAGGTTGAAGTTCAGAAATCTATTGAAGATTATGACTTAGCGATCAATCAAAGTGTGGTGTATGACGAAGCACTTCAACAAGCTGCAGAAAACTACAGATTGGTAAAAGATAAATTTGACAACGGTCTTGCTGATACCAACGATTTGGTTGAAGCTGATGTTGAACAATTAAGCGCAAAAATCAATACTGCTGTAGCAAAAGCAACCATTATTCAAAAATATTACGAATTACTTTCAGTATCAGGACAATTATCACAATCATTCAATCTTTCTAAAATATAA
- the trpA gene encoding tryptophan synthase subunit alpha: MNRITQKLQEDKKILSIYFSAGYPNLNDTVQIIQDLEKNGVDLIEIGLPFSDPLADGPTIQASSTQALHNGMTTQILFDQLKNIRESVKIPLIIMGYFNPMLQYGVEAFCQKCAEIGIDGLIIPDLPVDVYADEYKAIFEKYGLINVFLITPQTSEERIRFIDSVSDGFIYMVSSASVTGSQSGFGDIQESYFERIAEMNLKNPQIVGFGISNKETFNQATKYAKGAIIGSAFIKHLSENGSGKIAEFVGDIR, from the coding sequence ATGAACAGAATAACTCAAAAATTACAAGAAGATAAAAAGATCCTTTCGATCTATTTTTCTGCCGGATATCCGAACTTAAATGATACTGTGCAGATTATTCAAGATTTAGAAAAAAACGGAGTTGATCTAATCGAAATCGGACTTCCTTTTAGTGACCCTTTGGCAGATGGGCCAACCATTCAGGCGAGTTCTACGCAGGCGCTTCATAACGGAATGACCACTCAAATTCTTTTTGATCAGCTGAAAAACATTCGCGAAAGCGTAAAAATTCCGTTGATTATCATGGGATATTTTAATCCAATGCTACAATACGGAGTTGAAGCTTTTTGCCAAAAATGTGCAGAAATCGGAATTGACGGCTTAATTATTCCAGATCTTCCCGTTGATGTGTATGCGGATGAGTACAAAGCGATTTTTGAAAAATACGGATTAATAAATGTATTCTTGATTACGCCTCAAACTTCAGAAGAACGCATTCGTTTTATTGACAGCGTTTCAGACGGATTTATTTATATGGTAAGTTCTGCTAGTGTTACAGGATCTCAATCTGGTTTTGGCGACATTCAAGAAAGCTACTTCGAAAGAATTGCCGAAATGAATTTGAAAAACCCTCAAATTGTTGGTTTCGGAATTTCAAATAAAGAGACTTTCAATCAGGCGACAAAATATGCAAAAGGCGCTATTATTGGAAGTGCTTTTATTAAACATTTAAGCGAAAACGGAAGCGGGAAAATTGCTGAGTTTGTTGGAGATATTCGATAA
- a CDS encoding TetR/AcrR family transcriptional regulator produces the protein MSHIELNDKKIQILNVAERLFSEKGFEGTSIRDISKEAKINIAMVSYYFGSKERLLEALIFHKTVDLKLQLENLLQEEIEPLEKVNKLIEIYINRICLNKGIYRVLHFELYNKKREKSLQAFTELKKGNLKSVESIIKQGQAQGVFRKDVNIQLITPTIIGTFFHFHMNRSFFEELFDLKTEEMFNNYIKNDLTKHIQQTIKALLVYEN, from the coding sequence ATGTCACACATCGAATTGAACGATAAAAAAATTCAGATTCTTAATGTTGCAGAAAGGCTTTTTTCTGAGAAAGGATTTGAGGGTACATCGATACGGGATATCTCCAAAGAGGCCAAAATTAACATTGCCATGGTCTCGTATTATTTTGGTTCAAAAGAAAGACTACTAGAAGCCTTAATTTTTCACAAAACCGTTGATTTAAAGCTACAGCTCGAAAATTTATTGCAAGAAGAGATAGAACCTCTTGAAAAAGTCAATAAATTGATCGAAATTTACATCAACAGAATTTGCCTTAACAAAGGGATTTACAGGGTTTTACATTTTGAACTTTACAATAAAAAGCGAGAAAAAAGCCTTCAAGCTTTTACTGAACTTAAAAAAGGAAATTTGAAATCAGTTGAAAGCATTATCAAACAAGGTCAAGCCCAAGGAGTTTTTAGAAAAGATGTCAATATCCAACTCATTACTCCGACAATTATTGGAACCTTTTTTCACTTTCACATGAATCGCTCTTTCTTCGAAGAATTATTTGATTTAAAAACAGAAGAAATGTTTAACAATTACATTAAAAACGATCTTACAAAGCACATTCAACAAACTATAAAAGCGCTACTTGTTTATGAAAATTAG
- a CDS encoding HlyD family secretion protein, with amino-acid sequence MEKKKTNKKFIIILAVLILGGGTYGISKYLHSQAHEETDDAQIEKRMNPIIPRVSGYISKVYVKDNDYVKKGDTLFTIDKRDYQLKIDEANAALLGAEGQYEAAKADIGSANASISVSDAQMKSATGSIESAKIRLRQLTNDYNRYNNLYKTHTITKQQYEQALTAKEEAENQVRVLEQQQRASSYQKSVIQSKSKVSDKQTEVAAANIKKAKTMLDVAHLNLSYTVVTAAIDGQVSKVDIQPGQLVQPGQSLFYIINNNEAWVVANFKETQLNKMVIGQKVSLKVDAYPNYEFKGTVTSFSPATGSRFSLLPPDNATGNFVKTIQRLPVKISIDESNDPEKVKLLRPGMNVDVDVHLK; translated from the coding sequence ATGGAAAAGAAAAAAACAAATAAAAAATTCATCATCATACTTGCAGTTCTGATTTTAGGAGGCGGAACTTACGGAATATCTAAATACCTACACTCTCAAGCTCACGAAGAAACAGATGATGCACAGATCGAGAAAAGAATGAATCCCATCATCCCGAGAGTTTCAGGATATATCAGCAAAGTATATGTGAAAGATAATGATTATGTAAAAAAAGGAGATACTTTGTTTACAATTGACAAAAGAGATTATCAATTAAAGATTGACGAAGCTAATGCCGCTCTATTAGGAGCTGAAGGCCAGTATGAAGCTGCTAAGGCAGATATTGGAAGTGCAAATGCAAGCATCTCAGTTTCTGATGCTCAAATGAAATCTGCAACTGGTTCTATCGAAAGTGCAAAAATTAGATTGAGACAGCTTACAAACGATTATAACCGTTACAATAACTTGTACAAGACACATACTATTACAAAACAGCAATATGAGCAGGCTTTAACTGCAAAAGAAGAAGCTGAAAACCAAGTACGTGTTTTAGAACAACAACAAAGAGCTAGTTCTTACCAAAAATCGGTTATTCAGTCAAAATCTAAAGTTTCTGACAAACAGACAGAAGTTGCTGCGGCAAACATTAAAAAAGCAAAAACAATGCTTGATGTCGCTCACTTAAACCTTTCTTATACAGTAGTTACAGCTGCAATCGATGGTCAGGTTTCTAAAGTTGACATTCAGCCAGGACAATTAGTTCAACCGGGACAATCTTTATTCTACATCATCAATAATAATGAAGCTTGGGTTGTAGCTAACTTTAAAGAAACACAATTAAACAAAATGGTTATCGGACAAAAAGTAAGCTTAAAAGTAGATGCTTATCCAAACTATGAGTTTAAAGGAACTGTAACTTCTTTCTCTCCTGCAACAGGATCTCGTTTTTCATTATTGCCACCTGATAATGCAACAGGAAACTTCGTAAAAACAATTCAGAGATTACCAGTAAAAATTAGCATAGACGAGTCTAACGATCCTGAAAAAGTAAAACTTTTAAGACCAGGTATGAACGTTGACGTAGATGTACATTTGAAATAA
- a CDS encoding type II toxin-antitoxin system RelE/ParE family toxin, translating to MGLTVYWTQFAEDKLTDIFEYYKFKTGIKVAKALIDGLVDSSLSLEYNAYGGQKEELLSERIQNFRYLVFNNYKIIYWIDEYRNVVYVTNVFDTRQNPIKIKLDQ from the coding sequence ATGGGATTAACTGTTTACTGGACTCAATTTGCAGAGGATAAACTAACAGATATTTTTGAGTATTATAAATTTAAAACTGGAATAAAAGTTGCAAAAGCATTGATAGATGGTTTAGTAGATTCTTCTCTTTCACTCGAATATAATGCTTATGGTGGCCAGAAAGAAGAACTTTTATCAGAAAGAATTCAGAATTTTAGATATTTAGTTTTTAACAATTATAAAATTATTTACTGGATTGATGAATACAGAAATGTTGTGTATGTTACCAACGTATTTGACACCAGACAAAATCCGATCAAAATAAAATTAGACCAATAA
- the trpB gene encoding tryptophan synthase subunit beta produces MSFNVNEKGYYGEFGGAYIPEMLYPNVEELRQKYLSIMDEPDFKAEFNQLLKDYVGRPSPLYFAKRLSEKYNTKVYLKREDLNHTGAHKVNNTIGQILLAKRLGKKRIIAETGAGQHGVATATVCALMGIECIVYMGEIDIARQAPNVARMKMLGAEVRPALSGSRTLKDATNEAIRDWINNPVDTHYIIGSAIGPHPYPDMVTRFQSIISEEIKWQLKEKEGRENPDYVVACIGGGSNAAGTYYHFLHEPEVGIIAVEAAGKGVDSGHSAATSKLGKVGVIHGCKTLLMQTPDGQITEPYSISAGLDYPGVGPLHAHLAQTGRGEFFSVTDDDAMNAGLQLTKLEGIIPAIESAHAFAVLDQKQFKPSDIVVISLSGRGDKDLDNYIEYFKL; encoded by the coding sequence ATGAGTTTTAACGTCAACGAAAAAGGATATTACGGAGAATTTGGAGGAGCCTACATTCCTGAAATGCTATATCCAAATGTAGAAGAATTACGCCAGAAGTATTTAAGCATAATGGATGAACCTGATTTTAAAGCAGAGTTCAATCAATTATTGAAAGATTACGTTGGACGTCCTAGTCCGTTGTATTTTGCAAAACGTCTATCTGAAAAATACAATACCAAAGTTTATCTAAAAAGAGAAGACTTAAACCATACCGGAGCGCACAAAGTAAATAACACTATCGGTCAGATCTTATTAGCAAAACGTTTAGGCAAAAAAAGAATTATTGCCGAAACTGGGGCCGGACAACATGGTGTAGCAACAGCAACGGTTTGCGCTTTAATGGGAATTGAATGCATCGTGTACATGGGCGAAATTGACATTGCACGTCAAGCGCCAAACGTAGCACGTATGAAAATGTTAGGCGCAGAAGTTCGTCCAGCACTTTCAGGCTCAAGAACATTAAAAGATGCAACAAACGAAGCCATCCGCGATTGGATTAATAATCCAGTTGATACACATTACATTATTGGATCTGCCATTGGCCCGCATCCTTATCCAGATATGGTGACGCGTTTTCAAAGCATCATTTCTGAGGAAATCAAATGGCAGCTAAAAGAAAAAGAAGGACGTGAAAATCCTGATTATGTTGTGGCTTGTATCGGTGGAGGAAGTAATGCCGCAGGAACTTATTATCACTTTTTGCACGAACCAGAAGTTGGAATCATTGCAGTAGAAGCTGCGGGAAAAGGCGTTGACAGCGGTCATAGCGCTGCAACCAGCAAATTAGGAAAAGTTGGTGTTATTCATGGCTGTAAAACACTTTTAATGCAAACGCCAGACGGACAAATTACAGAACCGTATTCTATTTCTGCCGGATTAGATTATCCCGGAGTTGGCCCTTTGCACGCACATCTGGCTCAAACAGGACGCGGAGAATTTTTCTCTGTAACAGATGACGATGCTATGAATGCAGGCCTACAATTGACAAAATTGGAAGGAATTATTCCTGCAATTGAGAGCGCACACGCGTTTGCAGTCTTGGATCAAAAGCAATTCAAACCAAGCGATATTGTTGTAATCAGCCTTTCTGGCCGTGGCGATAAAGATTTAGATAATTATATCGAATATTTTAAATTGTAA
- a CDS encoding gamma-glutamylcyclotransferase family protein — protein sequence MEKLFSYGTLRSKQIQMQIFNKVLTGTADQLLGYKLKSLQIEEEFGMADYVVAIPSENAAETIHGVVFNVTNADLAKVDLFESNSYRRIQVKLKSGIVAWVYTENK from the coding sequence ATGGAAAAATTATTTTCATACGGAACATTACGATCTAAACAAATTCAGATGCAGATTTTCAACAAAGTACTAACGGGAACTGCAGATCAGCTTCTTGGCTACAAACTAAAAAGCCTCCAGATAGAAGAAGAATTTGGAATGGCCGATTATGTGGTTGCGATACCAAGTGAAAACGCAGCAGAAACCATTCATGGCGTTGTTTTTAATGTTACCAATGCAGATTTAGCAAAAGTAGATTTATTCGAATCCAATTCGTACAGAAGAATTCAGGTTAAGCTAAAATCTGGAATAGTTGCTTGGGTTTATACCGAAAATAAATAA